Proteins encoded by one window of Primulina huaijiensis isolate GDHJ02 chromosome 1, ASM1229523v2, whole genome shotgun sequence:
- the LOC140981600 gene encoding probable serine protease EDA2 isoform X1, with amino-acid sequence MKQPAPGTAAASILLLLLKVTVSSIGASSPRLFQHTASKSKNYLTKEEFWFNQTIDHFSPYDRRQFGQRYYEYLDNFRLPDGPIFLKICGESACDGIVNDYLGVLAKKFGAALVSLEHRYYGKSSPFKSLTTKNLRYLSSKQALFDLASFRHYYQESLNVKLNRSNMDNPWFVFGVSYAGALSAWFRIKFPHLTCGSLASSAVVLAVYNFTEFDKQIGESAGPECKSVLQEITHLVDQRLGANDKALRTLFGAAELYNEGDFLYFLADAAVTAFQYGNPDKLCIPLIEAKKAGEDLVEAYATYVKEYYIKGLGVSVETYDQQHLKETALTSDSDRLWWFQVCTEVAYFQVAPSNDSIRSTKVDTRYHLDLCKNVFGESIYPDVSATNLCYGGTRIGGSKIIFTNGSQDPWRHASKQTSSPEMPSYIMKCHNCGHGTDMRGCPQSPLLPEGDSKNCSSPDAVNKVRQHIIEHIDLWLSQCQSSGRNFM; translated from the exons ATGAAGCAACCGGCACCGGGGACAGCGGCGGCATCGATTTTATTGCTGCTTCTAAAGGTAACGGTTTCATCGATCGGTGCGTCTTCCCCTCGTCTTTTTCAGCATACGGCGTCCAAAAGCAAGAATTACTTGACCAAGGAAGAGTTCTGGTTCAATCAAACCATTGATCACTTCTCTCCTTAC GATCGCCGCCAATTCGGACAACGATATTATGAATATCTTGATAACTTTCGACTCCCTGATGGGCCAATATTTTTGAAGATCTGTGGAGAATCAGCTTGCGATGGGATAGTCAATGACTATTTGGGT GTCTTGGCCAAGAAGTTTGGTGCAGCTTTGGTTTCTCTTGAACATCGGTACTATGGAAAGAGTTCGCCTTTTAAATCATTGACCACAAAAAATTTGAGATATCTTTCATCGAAACAAGCTCTTTTTGATTTGGCTTCTTTCAGGCACTATTATCAG GAATCTTTAAACGTAAAACTAAATAGATCAAATATGGATAATCCATGGTTCGTCTTTGGTGTATCATATGCTGGAGCCCTGAGTGCATGGTTTCGCATAAAGTTTCCGCACCTTACTTGTGGAAGTCTTGCAAGTTCTGCTGTAGTTCTTGCAGTTTACAACTTTACAGAATTTGATAAGCAG ATCGGTGAATCTGCAGGTCCTGAATGCAAATCTGTGTTGCAAGAAATTACTCATCTTGTTGATCAGAGGCTTGGAGCTAATGACAAAGCACTAAGGACATTGTTCGGAGCTGCGGAG CTGTATAATGAAGGTGATTTCCTATATTTTCTGGCGGATGCTGCAGTTACAGCA TTTCAATATGGAAATCCAGATAAACTCTGCATCCCTTTAATTGAAGCAAAGAAAGCTGGAGAGGATTTGGTG GAAGCATATGCCACATATGTGAAAGAGTACTATATAAAGGGTCTTGGTGTCAGTGTTGAAACATATGATCAACAACATTTGAAGGAAACCGCATTAACTAGTGATTCTGATCGATTGTGGTGGTTTCAAGTCTGCACAGAGGTTGCCTATTTTCAGGTTGCACCTTCAAATGATAGTATCAGGTCCACAAAAGTTGATACAAG ATACCACTTGGATCTCTGCAAAAATGTCTTTGGAGAAAGTATCTATCCTGATGTTTCCGCGACAAATTTGTGTTACGGAGGCACAAGAATTGGTG GGTCAAAAATAATCTTTACTAATGGATCGCAAGACCCATGGCGACATGCATCTAAACAAACTTCTTCACCCGAGA TGCCTTCATATATCATGAAATGTCATAACTGTGGCCATGGAACTGACATGCGTGGCTGCCCGCAATCTCCTCTGCTACCCGAAG GTGATTCCAAGAATTGCAGCTCCCCAGACGCTGTAAACAAAGTAAGACAACATATTATTGAACACATCGACTTATGGCTGTCCCAGTGCCAGAGTTCAGGAAgaaattttatgtaa
- the LOC140981600 gene encoding probable serine protease EDA2 isoform X2 — MKQPAPGTAAASILLLLLKVTVSSIGASSPRLFQHTASKSKNYLTKEEFWFNQTIDHFSPYDRRQFGQRYYEYLDNFRLPDGPIFLKICGESACDGIVNDYLGVLAKKFGAALVSLEHRYYGKSSPFKSLTTKNLRYLSSKQALFDLASFRHYYQESLNVKLNRSNMDNPWFVFGVSYAGALSAWFRIKFPHLTCGSLASSAVVLAVYNFTEFDKQIGESAGPECKSVLQEITHLVDQRLGANDKALRTLFGAAEEAYATYVKEYYIKGLGVSVETYDQQHLKETALTSDSDRLWWFQVCTEVAYFQVAPSNDSIRSTKVDTRYHLDLCKNVFGESIYPDVSATNLCYGGTRIGGSKIIFTNGSQDPWRHASKQTSSPEMPSYIMKCHNCGHGTDMRGCPQSPLLPEGDSKNCSSPDAVNKVRQHIIEHIDLWLSQCQSSGRNFM; from the exons ATGAAGCAACCGGCACCGGGGACAGCGGCGGCATCGATTTTATTGCTGCTTCTAAAGGTAACGGTTTCATCGATCGGTGCGTCTTCCCCTCGTCTTTTTCAGCATACGGCGTCCAAAAGCAAGAATTACTTGACCAAGGAAGAGTTCTGGTTCAATCAAACCATTGATCACTTCTCTCCTTAC GATCGCCGCCAATTCGGACAACGATATTATGAATATCTTGATAACTTTCGACTCCCTGATGGGCCAATATTTTTGAAGATCTGTGGAGAATCAGCTTGCGATGGGATAGTCAATGACTATTTGGGT GTCTTGGCCAAGAAGTTTGGTGCAGCTTTGGTTTCTCTTGAACATCGGTACTATGGAAAGAGTTCGCCTTTTAAATCATTGACCACAAAAAATTTGAGATATCTTTCATCGAAACAAGCTCTTTTTGATTTGGCTTCTTTCAGGCACTATTATCAG GAATCTTTAAACGTAAAACTAAATAGATCAAATATGGATAATCCATGGTTCGTCTTTGGTGTATCATATGCTGGAGCCCTGAGTGCATGGTTTCGCATAAAGTTTCCGCACCTTACTTGTGGAAGTCTTGCAAGTTCTGCTGTAGTTCTTGCAGTTTACAACTTTACAGAATTTGATAAGCAG ATCGGTGAATCTGCAGGTCCTGAATGCAAATCTGTGTTGCAAGAAATTACTCATCTTGTTGATCAGAGGCTTGGAGCTAATGACAAAGCACTAAGGACATTGTTCGGAGCTGCGGAG GAAGCATATGCCACATATGTGAAAGAGTACTATATAAAGGGTCTTGGTGTCAGTGTTGAAACATATGATCAACAACATTTGAAGGAAACCGCATTAACTAGTGATTCTGATCGATTGTGGTGGTTTCAAGTCTGCACAGAGGTTGCCTATTTTCAGGTTGCACCTTCAAATGATAGTATCAGGTCCACAAAAGTTGATACAAG ATACCACTTGGATCTCTGCAAAAATGTCTTTGGAGAAAGTATCTATCCTGATGTTTCCGCGACAAATTTGTGTTACGGAGGCACAAGAATTGGTG GGTCAAAAATAATCTTTACTAATGGATCGCAAGACCCATGGCGACATGCATCTAAACAAACTTCTTCACCCGAGA TGCCTTCATATATCATGAAATGTCATAACTGTGGCCATGGAACTGACATGCGTGGCTGCCCGCAATCTCCTCTGCTACCCGAAG GTGATTCCAAGAATTGCAGCTCCCCAGACGCTGTAAACAAAGTAAGACAACATATTATTGAACACATCGACTTATGGCTGTCCCAGTGCCAGAGTTCAGGAAgaaattttatgtaa